CGTGCTTCTTCTGCCAGACAAGCCATGGGGCCGCTGCTTCAAGCCATGTTGGAGGAAGCCCCGAGCTCACAGCTTCGGTCTGCGCCAGCCCAGCGACGGCCGATATCTCGGACAAGCTCAAGGCGCTACTCATCATCGCAGCGCATGTGCAGGGTGATGCGAAGTCCGTCACTTCCGAGCACATTGAAGCGGCTCGCGAGCAGGGGGCAACGGATCTCGAGATCCATGACACGGTGCTGATTGCGGCGGCGTTTTGCATGTACAACCGCTATGTCGACGGGCTGGCGACGTGGCAACCGCGCAACGAAGAGATGTACCGGGCGATGGGTAAAAGGCTTGCCGAGCACGGTTATAAGCAGAGCAGCGGCGTGCGAAGCTAGACGGGCTTGTGGGCTTACTGTAAGCCCACAAGCGTCTGTGTCAGAGCGACCTGGGATTGAGCAGGCAGGCTTCCGGTGATGAAGGTGCCAAGGTCGAAGGTGTGTCCCTGGTTGAGAGCATAGAGGTTCATGAGCGCGGACGGCCTGGTTCCGGTCGAGCCAAGGGCCGCTGATGCTTCGACGAAGAGCATCGGACCGACAACGCGGCCGGAGACTCCGGAGTAGACGGAGTTGACGCGGTTGTTGAAGGTGTCGGTGAGGCTCGAAGTAAAGGAGGCGAGGAGCTTGATCGCTTCGGTGGGAGCCGTTGCCGCAGTCTTGAGGGAGCCAGCCGCGCTCTTTAAAGCCTTGGTCGCGCCATCGATTATCTCTGCCTCCGTATAGAGGAGAGACTGGAAGAAGGTGTCGCCTGTAGAGTTGAGCGCAAGCTGTACGAACTGGCTTGCCATGGACGGAGCGAAGGAACTTGCGTTGGAGTTCCCTGCGGCGGCAAGTTCGGCCTGAATGGCGGAGAGCTTCGCACCGAGGGTTGCGATCGTGTGCGGATCGGCAGCGATGGCTCGGCGGAGATCGACGTTGGGCCAGTCCCAGAAAGTCTGCCGGTCCATGTTGAACTTGTTAATCGTGGGGCTGGTAAAGCTGATGTCCGTCGAGACGGGCAGAGATGACCAGACGAGAAGAGCGGCGATGGTTTCGTTGCGTTGATACTGACCCAGATCCTGCAGATAGAGAGTGGGAAGAATACTTCTCCACGCGGCCTGTAGAGACCGGGAGAGAGTCATCTGGTCGGGGACGAGAGACGTTGTGCGAGGCTCAAGCCATCCACTGAGCAGGTTCGCGGGAAGGGATAGCTGCATGGAGAGTGCTACGTCGCCGAGGAGGTTGCTCTGCGTATGGGTTGCGGCAGTAAGGGCGATGTCCAGGTCGGTATAGAAGCCACGGATGGATGAGTCGCCTCCGCTGAAGAGTCCGGAGAGATAGTTATGGATGAACGCGGTGGTACGCGCTTCCATGTCGGCTGGGCGCATGCCGGCTTTTGCCTGGAGCATCTCGTAGGCGATCGATCCTTCGGTGTCGAGTCTTGGCTGGCCGCTTGCATCGACAGTAAGTGATGCAAGGATGGAGAGTTGGCTCATCATGCGATTGGCCACGGTCTCAGTGTCGCTCGAGCTGACCTGGTAGAGGAGGACTCGGCCACCCTGATCCTCGGCGGTGAGGGTGACGATGGTGTCGTTTACGCTTGTGCTGGTGAAGTCGAAGAAGGGCATGTGCAGGTCGACGCTGCTGTTGCGCTTGATCTCGTGCGTCAGGGTCGCCTGGTTGAGCGTGACGCCGGTAGTCGACTTCGTCAGAAGCAGTTCGAGGCCGTTTCCGCTCATGACATCTTTGTAGAGTTGTGACGCATCTGCGTTGGAGAGATCGAAGTTGACGTCAAGCAGGGCGGTGTCTGTCGTGGCGTTCTGATAGACGGTGGCGAAGTCGATGCTGTAACGCTTGGTGAGCGCCTGCACAGTCTTCGTGTAGATCGACTCGGCCTTTGTCTCGAGGCTATTGATGGCCGTCTGGATATCTTTGAGAGCGGCGAGGGCGAGGGTCTTATCGAGGAAGTTCGCGAGGCGGTTCTGCAGCCATTGATCGATCTTATCGAAGCTCGCGGCATTCACGGCAGCAGTGATCTGGGCTAGGTCAAGCTTCTGGTTGATGAAAGCCTGCAGCTTGGCGATGAGGCCACCGTTGAGGATGTCGAGGACCTGTCCGGCTACCTTGCTGACGGGTGCGATCTCGTTGGAGAGAGCAAGCAGACCCTTGTCGGCGACAGCCTCGAGGAACTGGCCTTCGGGCGTGTCGCCGAAGGTGGCGTTCTGCAGGATCTTGGCGAGTGCATCGGCGCCGGTGGTGGGGTTCGCGAGGTCGGTGAGGAAGGTCTTGAAGTCGTCGGGAACCTGGTTGCCCGCGAGTTTATCGAGATAGGTCCAGAGCATGGACGAGAGCTTCGCGGGTAGGTTCGTCCAGGTGTTGAGGGCGTTGGTAACGACCTGCTTCGCCTTATCGAACTCGGTGGCAGGGTCGATGCCGGTGCTGCTCTTGAGCAGGTCGAGTGCGGTCTGATCGGCGAGGCCGGCGATCTGCTTGCCGAGATCCTGCGTGGGGTCGGTCCACATCTTCAGGTCGTTGAGGACCTGCAGGCCGTGGACGCCGAAGATGCTTTTGATGAAGTCGCCGAGATCGGTGGGCAGTTGCGGGTCTGCGCCCTGGATGCCAACGTTCACGTTGAAGCCGAAGTTCAGGCCCTTGCTGGCCTGCTTCCATAACTGCAGACGAACAACATCGCTCGTATCTTCGCGACCGACGGCGAGAAGGTACTTACCGCTGACGCTGAACCCAAGGTTTGCCGAGATACTCGCATCAATGCGTGCGCTGAGATCGTGAGTGACTCCCAGGATGCTGAGTTCCTTCGCGTAGCTCATGTTCCAACCGAGGTTAGTCGCGAGTGTGAAGACGAACGACCCATCCGTCTCGACGATCAGCCAGGTTCCCGGCTGGATATTGACATCATGGCCATTGAACGCGACGTGTCGAGGCAGGCGAAGACTGGAGAAGGCATCCTGGAGGACGTTGTCGGCGCTTTCATTCGGGTCGAAGCTATGGACGAGGGCAAGGAGAGCGTCGTGCTTCGCGTTGACGCCAAAGCTTGCCGAGCCGAGCATGCCGACAGGCACTGTGCCGGTACCGGAGGCTGACACGGCATAGCCCGCGTCGATGAGCAGATAGCGCTGGCCTGCCTTGTCGGGAATGGTGAAGCTTGGTGGATTGGCGAGGCTGAGAGCCTGGATGGCGCTCGAGACGCTTCCGTAGACGCCGATGCCGCTCTGCGCGGAGGCGGTGAGATCGAAGCTCACCGAGGCACCGCCAACCGAAGCAGGATTGAGGGACACCTGTCCGGTGTCGGCCGCAAGCGAGATATGGCCGAGGGTGATATCTCCGTCCGGGAACTTACTGTTGGTCGCCACGGCCTCGAGTGCGTTCGCGTCGGTTGAGGCAGCGAGGGTCAGGCTAGTCGTAGTGAAGATACCTGCATCGAGGGTGAAGCTGTGAGAGACTTCGGTCGGCATTGGTCTTCCTTTTCTATCGCAAAGGACTGCGGTGAAGTTACGAGTCGTGTGCGCTTGTGGATGGCTGCGGTCGCGCGAGGCCTGGGACAATCATTTCGTCCCTATCTTGAACGAGGGAACAATAACACTCGCGGAAGGCTTATTCCGAAATTTCATGTTCGTCGCATGCGATCGTTAATCAATGGCATAGTGCAGCCGGCGCGGCGAAGCGTTTCAGCTATTTTCGAGATATGTTCCGGCTGCTTATCGTGAGGTTTTCATGATCCATCTAGCTTCGGATAATCCGGAAGAGCGAATCAGGCGAGCGATGCTGTCGCTCGAAGGCCTGAGTTGCGGGGACTCCTTTGGAGAGCAGTTCTTCTCGATGCCCTTCCTGGAGTCGCGCGAGCGCATCACGAAGAGGCAGCTTCCCGACGACCCGTGGGAGTTTACCGATGACACCATGATGGCGATCTCGATTGTCCACGTTCTCCGCACGCATGGGGAGATACGGGAGGATCGGCTGGCGGACCACTTTGCCAGCCTCTACGATGCGGGCCGGGGATATGGGACGTCCATGCATGGGCTGCTGTCGCGGATTTCGCAGCGCGGTGGGGCGCACTGGGAAGAAGAGGCGGGTGCGCTGTTTGGGGGAAAGGGTTCGCACGGAAATGGCTCGGCGATGCGGGTGGCGCCGCTCGGCGCTTACTTCGCGGATGACATGGAGCAGGTGGTCGGGCAGGCGCGGCGTTCGGCGTTGACGACGCATGCTCATCCGGAAGCTGTCGCTGGAGCGGTCGCCGTTGCCGTCGGCGCGGCGCTTGCATGGAGGTCGCGAAAGTCGATCGATGCGATGGGACGCAGGGAGTTTCTCGAGGCGGCGCTTACCTACATTCCGGAGAGCGAGGTTCGCGAAGGGGTGGAGGCGGCTCTGCTGCTCGAGCCGGATACGACGGCGGAGTTAGCCGGAGCGCTGCTGGGAAGCGGCGGCCATGTGAGCGCGATGGATACAGTACCGTTCGTTCTATGGAGCGCGGGTGGATTCTTGGATAACTTCGAGGAAGCGATCTGGCAGACGGTGAGCGGACGAGGCGACATGGACACGACGTGCGCGATGGTGGGGGGAATCGTCGTGATGAGGACAGGGCCTTCGGGGATTCCGGAGGAGTGGATCCAGCGGCGCGAGGCGCTTCCTCGCCCTTGACGGCTCAGGCCCGGGCAAAGTCGATGTAGGCGTGGGCGGGGTCGGTGTGAACGAGGTTGACGTTGACGGTGTCGCCGACGTCGAGGCCCTGCTCGTTGCGAATGATGCGGCCTTCGACCGGTGGGTCGAAGATGCGGACGTAGGTGCCCTTGCCCGTTGCGCCGACCACCACGCCGCGGAAGCTCTTGCCGATGCTTCCGGTGAGGGCTACGGCAGCCACACGCTTGATCATGGCGCGCTCGACCTTGCGGGCAGCGCCTTCACGCTCGAGACATCGCGCGGCTATGGCTGTCAGTTCGTCGTCGGTGTAGGGCGGAGGTTCGCCGGCGAGGAAGGCTTTGACGATGCGCTGCGTGACGAGATCGACGAAGCGGCGGTTGGGCGCGGTAGAGTGTGCGTAGTCCTGCGCAGCGAGGCCGAAGTGTCCCTGGAGAGGATCATTGGGTCCGGGCACGCCCTTGGCGAGCACATACTGGCCGGGGCCCATCAGCTTGATGACCGAGAGCGCTAGGTCGGGGTAACGGTCGGGATCGGCGGCACGCTGGGCCTGGAGAAAGGCGTTCAACGGAGCAGCATCGGGCGTTGGGGGAAGCTGGGTGCCGTGGCGGGCGACGAGTTCCACGATGCGATCCCAACGGGCCGGTACCTGGACGATGCGGCGGATGCAGGAGCGGCCGGCCTGGCGGAGGGTCTGCGCCATGGTCTCGTTGGAGGCGATCATGAGCTCTTCGATAAGGTCCATGGCGCGGTTGTGGGTCGCGGTGCGAATCCCGTGGATGACGCCGTCGAGCACGATCGGGTCGGCTTCGCTGCGGTTGAACTCGAGTGCTCCGTTGCGGACGCGCAGGGCGTGAAGAGCGTGAGCTGCCTCGTCCTGCAGCTTGAGTTGGGATTGTAGATCAGCGTCGGCGGCTACCTTTGCGTCTGGATCAGCGGTCCCTTCGAGCCAAGGGCCGACGCGGCTGTAGGCAAGCTGTGCGTGGTTCAGCACCTCGGCCTCGTAGATGCGAGTGCGGGTTCGCTGGCCGTCGGGCGTGACGGTGAACTCGACGACGACGGCGCTCCGCGGCCGATCCTCGTTGAGACTTGTCAGGTCGGTCGAAAGCTCGAGCGGAAGCATGGGGAAGTTGTGAACCGCGGTGTAGACGGTCAGGGTCTGGTCGGCGGCGTGGCGGTCGATGGGTGAATCCTTCGCAACCGTGCCTGCGACGTTCGCGATTCCGACGAGCACGCGAATCCCGTCCGGGGTGCGTTCGGCGTATTCGACCTGGTCAAGGTCGCGCGAGGTGTCGTTGTCGATGGACGACCAGAGCAGCGACTTGCAATCGTTCGGCAATTCAGCCGGTTCCCTGCGGATCGCCGCCACCTGCTCCTCCACCTCAGGAGCAAAGCCGATACGAAAGTTGTTGTGAATCATCTCGGCGGCGGCGGCGTTCTGGATGCTGAAGGGTGCGGGGGACTGCTGGTCGGACATATGGGGGGAGGGTACCACGTCCGCCGGACCGGGATTGTCAGGGGCAAAGGCAAAGGCCCCCAAAAAGGGAGCCTTTGTGTGATGACCGCAAAAGTTTGATCAGTGCGCGCGCAGGTTGCCGAACGCGACATCGATGAGGGTCTTCTCCTCAAGATCGTGCGCCTTCGCGGAACCCGTCGCGGGGCTTGCGCTCGCGGCACGCTTTACCGTGAGAACCGCGCGATCGCGGACCATGCGGCGAAGCTCCGGAATGACGTAGGAGAGTGCACCCATGTTGGCCGGCTCTTCCTGCACCCACACCACTTCGGTCGCGCCGGGATGCTGATCGAGCGCTGCCTGCATCTCTGCTTCGGGCCATGGATAAAGCTGCTCCAGGAAGACGATGGCGGTGTCGGTGATCTTGCGCTTCTCGCGTTCGACGCGGAGGTTGTGGCCGATCTTGCCCGAGCAGACGAGGATGCGCGAGGGCGAGGTGACCGAGTTGTCCGGCAGCACGTTGAGGAAGTGATCGGCCTCGAAGTCGGCAAGCTGTGAGGATGCGTCCGGATGACGCAACATGCTCTTCGGGGTGAAGACGATGAGCGGCTTGCGCAGCATGCGCATCGACTGGCGGCGCAGAAGGTGAAAGTACTGCGCGGCGGTCGAGGGCTGGCAGATCTGGATGTTGTCAGTCGCGGCAAGCTGGAGGAAGCGCTCGAGGCGTGCGCTCGAATGCTCCGGACCCTGGCCTTCATAGCCGTGAGGCAGAAGCATGACAATTCCCGAAAGAAGGCTCCACTTGGCCTCGCCCGCCACGATGAACTGGTCGATGATGATCTGCGCGCCGTTGACGAAGTCGCCGAACTGCGCCTCCCAGAGGACAAGCGTCTCGGGGTAGTCGCGCGAGTAGCCGTACTCGAACCCGAGCACCGCAGCCTCCGAGAGCATCGAGTTGTAGACCTCGAAGCGGCCCTGATCGTCGCTGATGTGTGCCAGAGGAACGTAGCGTGCTTCGGTCTCGATATCGATCATGACCGAGTGGCGCTGGTTGAAGGTGCCGCGCTGCGAGTCCTGCCCGCTGAGGCGAACCGGTGTGCCTGCCTTGAGCAATGATCCGAAGGCTACGAGTTCGGCCATGCCGTAGTCGAAGGGACGTGCGCCGGCAGCCATTTCCAGGCGCTGCTCGAAGAGCTTCTTCACCTTGGGATGGACGTTGAAGCCCTCAGGCGATGCCGTTGTCAGCTTTACAAGTTCAGCGATCTCAGACGCCGGGAGGCCGGTCTTCACATCGTCGGCGGAAGTGATATGACCGCCGTGGTAAGCATCCCAGTAATGCGGAAGATAGGCGAGGACGGGCTTGTGCTCGGCCTTGGTCGCGACCTTCTGCTCGTCGAGGAACTCTGCCTGAATGGCCTGCACTTCGGCGGCCGGATCGACGCCGATCTTCTGCGCGTAGATCTGATACAGCACCGGATGATCCTTGATGACGGCGTAGCGGCGCGGCTGTGTGACGGTCGGATCGTCGACCTCGCTGTGGCCGTGACGGCGATAGCCGATGAGGTCGATGACGACATCTGAATGGAACTCGTGGCGGTACTCGGCGGCGAGCTGGGCCACGCGCACGACAGCGTCGACGTCTTCCGCGTTCACGTGGAAGATCGGGATCGGCAGGCGCTTCGCCATGTCGGACGAGAAGCGCGATGCGTTCGACTCTTCCGGCAAGGCGGTGAAGCCAAGCAGGTTATTCACGATAACGTGGATCGATCCGCCGACGTTGAAGCCGGAGAGCCCGGCAAGCACGAGTGCCTCGGCGAAGATGCCCTGGCCGGCGAAGGCTGCGTCGCCATGCAGGATGATGGGGAGGATCTGGTCGCGTCCATCCTTGCCGAGACGTGTCTGCTTGGCGCGGGCGCGGCCGATGGCGACGGGGTCGACGGCTTCGAGGTGACTCGGGTTCGAGACGAGGTGGAGGTCGATCTCCTTGCCGTCGGGCGAGCGGTAGGTGCCGGTCGCGCCCATGTGGTACTTCACGTCGCCGCCGCCGAGGGTGCTGCGCGGGTCGACATCTTCAAACTTGGCGAAGATCTCGGACGGTGCGCGGCCGATGGTGTTCGTCATCACGTTGAGGCGCCCGCGATGGCTCATCGCGAGGATCGAGCCGGTTACGCCGATGTTGGCACTCCCTGCGAAGACGGCATCGAGGAACGGGATGAGCGCCGTCAGGCCCTCAAGCGAGAAGCGCTTGGTTCCGAGATAGCGGGACTGAATGACCTGCTCGAAGACGTCGGCGCGGATCAGTTGGGTGAGAACGTGCGCCTGGTTAGGCTTGGAAGGCTTCTGCTCCATCCGTTCCTGGATCCACTGACGCCTCTCCGGGCTCGCGATGTGCATGAACTCTGCCGCGATGGTGCCACAGTAGAAACCGCGCGCCTCGGTCGAGAGCTCGCCATCAGGGGCTGGAGTGGGAAACGGCTCGCCGGGAAGGAACTGGCCGAGCGGATCGAGCGTGGTCTGCAGATAGCCCCAGCGGCGGAAGATATCGAAGACCACTTCGCGCTGGCTAACATTACTTGTTGGGGTAGAGTCGGACTTGGGAGACTTTGTCTTCGTTGCCATGTTTGTTTCCAATCAGGCCGCAAACCGCGGGAAAAGCTTTCGACCCTACCATGATAGTTGATTCAACACCGCCGATGGCGTCCAGCGTACCGAGTAACGCACATCCCGGAAAAAAATTGGGAGATAGCCCTGCCACTTTCTGTTTGCGCAGTTACCAGATGTTGGTATGGACGATCTGCCTCTTCCCATGCCTAAAGGTCGCAGCCCAGGTGCCCACCGGCGATGACAATGGCCGCCCCTTGCCTGACGTCTCCACGCTCATGCATGAGGTGGAAGCCCATCAGAAAGCCGCCGAAGCCATCATCAAGGACTACACCTACACCTCGTCCGTGACGCAAGTCGAACTCGACGGCCACGGAAATCTCAAGAAGTCCGAGTCGGAGGAGGCGGATGTCTTCTACGTCGACGGTATCCGGGTCGAGAGGACCACGAAGAAGAACGGGCAAGAGCTGACGCTGGACGAGCAGAAGAAGGAGAAGGAACGCGTCGACAAGCACATTGCCAAGGCGCGCGAACGTCGCGAGAAAAAGGAGGCCGGGCATGAGGATGATACGGTCACGTTCTCGCGCTTCCTCGAACTCGGCGCCTTCTCAAACGAACGTCGCGTTATGCTGCGCGGGCGAAGCACCATCGCGCTCGACTACACCGGCGACCCAAAAGCCAAGACACATAACCCACTCGAAGGCGCGATCCACGAGCTTGCAGGGACGGTGTGGGTCGACGAACAGGATCATGCGCTTAGCCGTGTGGAAGGCCATTTCGCAAACAACTTCAAGATTGGTGGGGGACTTCTGGTGAACGTCGCGAAAGGTACCTCGTTTGAGGCGGATTCAAACCTCGTCAACGGTGAGGTGTGGCTGCCATCGCGGTTCTCGGGACAGGGCTCAGCACGCATGCTGCTTCTGTTCAATATGAATGGCCGCGCATTTGGGTCAAACTCGAACTATCGGAAGTTCAAAGCAAGCTCGACCATCCTGCCTGGCGTCCAGGAGGTAGACAGCGAGACGCCGTCTCCTGAATCGGCACCTACCCAGCAGGTGACCGATCACGGCACAACCGCACCTACACAGCCCACACAACCGAAGTAGCAGAAGGGGGAGGAACCGTTCCGAACGGGGAGAAGTTCGGAACGGCGAAGAGGGATAGCCTGAGCCATCCCTCCCGCAAATCTTTTGTTGTATCTGTAACCTGACGCTAAAGCCTACAGAGGCTGAACGTCAGAAGCTTGCCAGCCCTTGGGTCCCTTGACCACGTTGAACTGCACAGCCTGGCCTTCCTGGAGGCTCTTGAAACCGTTCGAATTGATAGCCGAATAGTGCACGAACACATCTTCGCCATTCTGACGGCTGATAAAGCCAAACCCCTTGGCATCGTTAAACCACTTCACTGTTCCCTGTTCCATTGTTCGGTATTTCCTTAGTGATGAATTTGCCGCTAGATCCAAATCGGGGGTTCGGCTGGTGAAACCTTGCTGAAACCAATCTGTTTCAAACGATGTCTGAAGGTTAGCATGAGACGCAAGTTTTGTGTGGAAAATTGGTGATTATTTTTTGGTTGTACCTGCGCCTGTACTTTGAAACGTTCCGTCCTGCACGGAAAAATGCGCCCTGACAATATCCTCCGCACGCGCCAGCACCTGCTCCAGCGTCATCGAAGTCGAGTCGAGAATGACCGCATCCTCGGCCGGGCGCAAGGGCGATTCGGCCCGGTTCCGGTCGCGGTAGTCGCGCTCTTTCAACTCTTTGAGGATTGCCTCCTCGGTGACCTGAGGGACGGGTTCCGCCTGGCGATAGCGCCTGTTGCCGCGTACCTCGGGAGCCGCATCGAGGAAGATCTTCACCTCGGCGTCCGGGAAGACAGCCGTTCCGATGTCGCGGCCTTCCATCACCACGCCACCTTTTTCTCCAAGAGCGCGCTGCTGGTCGACCATCCACGCACGCAGATGGGGATGAACGGACACCTTCGAGGCAGCCTGAGTAACGTCCGTGTCGCGAATGCGCCGTGACACATCGATGCCGTCTACAAGAACCCGATTTCCTTCACGCTGCGGTTCGAGCGCGATCTTTGTATAGTGCGCAAGCTCTAGTAGCGGAGCCTCTTCGTCGAAGTCGAGATCCTGCTCGATCGCCTTGAGCGCGAGCGCGCGGTACATAGCGCCCGTCTCAAGGTTGAGGAAGCCGAACCGCCGCGCGAGATGAGCCGCCAGCGTGCTCTTACCCGCCCCGGCCGGCCCATCGATCGCTACCACTGGCTGCAAACGCCTGCTCGCTCCCTCCGCCATTAAGCTGACTCGCCTTCTTCAGGCTTGCGCTTGCGGTACTCGGGACGCGGGCCGCCGAAGGTCTTTCCGCCTCCGCCCGTCTTTGGCCCGAACTTCTTCCCTCCCGGGCCTGGCTTGCGGAATGGCTTCGCGCCGTCGGCGAACTTCGCGAACGTGCCGGTCGGCCTGGAGCCTGGGCCAGACGGTCTGCCGGTGCCGAAAGGCTTCTTGCCGGCAAACCCGCCCGGCTTGCTGAATCCACCCTGCGGGCGATCGCCTGACGACGGCCTGGAAGGCCTGTCGCCGAACGCCGGACGCGAAGGCCGGTCACCGTAAGCAGGACGCGACGGCCCATCCGGGTTGAATGGACGTGCGCTCTTCGGCTTGTCGAAGCGCGGCGCATCGAATTTGCGGAAGACCTTGCGCGGAGCGTCCGGTCCCGAGGCCGACTGGTCGCGATCACGCGAGAAGCCAGGCTTTCCGCCTGGGGTAAACGGCTTGCGGGCAGCGTAGCCACCGCCTTCCGTGCGTGGAGTGAATGGCTTCCGTCCAGCGAAGCCTTCTCCGCCCGACGGACGGGGCGAGTACGAGCCGGGACGGCGTTCGCCCGCAGGCTTCGCACCGAAGGAGGGGCGCTCACCGCGATCGTTGTTGAAAGGCCTGCGCGGCGCATCGGACGGACCGGAGTCGCGCCCGCCAAAGCTGCGCTGCGGACGCCCTTCACCACGATCAGAGGACGGACGCGGTGTGAAACCACCCTCACGCTTGCGGCCAAAAGTGCCCGGCTTGCTGAAGGTCTTGCGCTCAGGACGTGCGCTCGCGTCGAAGCTGCCAGCGCCTTCCGCAGGCGGGCGTGGCGTGAACTCCCGGCGAGGCGGTCTGCCGGTATCGTCGCGGCGGAAGGTCGGGCGAGTGCCGCCTTCGTTGTTGCGCGAAAAGCCCGGCTTGCTTCCGAAGCTCGGACGCGCACCAAACGGCTTCGCTCCAAACGCAGGGCGCTTGTCCCGGTCGTAACGCGGGCGCTCGGACGATCCCCCTTCGGAATCGCTGGCGGCTGGACGTGGGGGACGATTTTCATCCCATGGCTTGGTAAAGCTTGGTTTGCTCGGACCGTCGAACGGCTTCTTGAATGGCCGCCGCTCGCGGTCTCCACCTGTCCCGGCTGCAGGACGGGGATTGAAGCTCTTCGTGAAGCCCGTGCCCACCTTGCGCGGCTTAGCGACGAACTTCTTGATGCGGTCGGTCCCCTCGAGCGTGACCTCCGCGTCGCTCTCGCCGGCAGCCTCGACCTCAACACCTTCCTCGGAAACGGCAGCCTCCGGTGCAGCAAACGCAGGCAGATCGCCTGCCACATGCACCACGGTACGTCCATCGACTGCGATCGTCTCCAGTTCGCGTGCGCCCATCAGCGCGTGGACGACATCGCGAATGCGCGAGCGCGAAGCCAGCGGCGAAAGGATCGTCTCGATCTCTTCTTCGGTCGCGACGACCGCCATGCCGAGGTAGAGAGAGATCAGCGCCGAAAGCGCCTTGGGCTGGCCTGCGTTGGCT
This genomic window from Granulicella sibirica contains:
- a CDS encoding carboxymuconolactone decarboxylase family protein; translated protein: MAHIGLNAEIPGIGAAFAFRPETAKPMRELAHILLFEPGPDASLSSRDRELIASYVSSRNTCFFCQTSHGAAASSHVGGSPELTASVCASPATADISDKLKALLIIAAHVQGDAKSVTSEHIEAAREQGATDLEIHDTVLIAAAFCMYNRYVDGLATWQPRNEEMYRAMGKRLAEHGYKQSSGVRS
- a CDS encoding ADP-ribosylglycohydrolase family protein — protein: MIHLASDNPEERIRRAMLSLEGLSCGDSFGEQFFSMPFLESRERITKRQLPDDPWEFTDDTMMAISIVHVLRTHGEIREDRLADHFASLYDAGRGYGTSMHGLLSRISQRGGAHWEEEAGALFGGKGSHGNGSAMRVAPLGAYFADDMEQVVGQARRSALTTHAHPEAVAGAVAVAVGAALAWRSRKSIDAMGRREFLEAALTYIPESEVREGVEAALLLEPDTTAELAGALLGSGGHVSAMDTVPFVLWSAGGFLDNFEEAIWQTVSGRGDMDTTCAMVGGIVVMRTGPSGIPEEWIQRREALPRP
- a CDS encoding RNB domain-containing ribonuclease, which translates into the protein MSDQQSPAPFSIQNAAAAEMIHNNFRIGFAPEVEEQVAAIRREPAELPNDCKSLLWSSIDNDTSRDLDQVEYAERTPDGIRVLVGIANVAGTVAKDSPIDRHAADQTLTVYTAVHNFPMLPLELSTDLTSLNEDRPRSAVVVEFTVTPDGQRTRTRIYEAEVLNHAQLAYSRVGPWLEGTADPDAKVAADADLQSQLKLQDEAAHALHALRVRNGALEFNRSEADPIVLDGVIHGIRTATHNRAMDLIEELMIASNETMAQTLRQAGRSCIRRIVQVPARWDRIVELVARHGTQLPPTPDAAPLNAFLQAQRAADPDRYPDLALSVIKLMGPGQYVLAKGVPGPNDPLQGHFGLAAQDYAHSTAPNRRFVDLVTQRIVKAFLAGEPPPYTDDELTAIAARCLEREGAARKVERAMIKRVAAVALTGSIGKSFRGVVVGATGKGTYVRIFDPPVEGRIIRNEQGLDVGDTVNVNLVHTDPAHAYIDFARA
- a CDS encoding 2-oxoglutarate dehydrogenase E1 component; protein product: MATKTKSPKSDSTPTSNVSQREVVFDIFRRWGYLQTTLDPLGQFLPGEPFPTPAPDGELSTEARGFYCGTIAAEFMHIASPERRQWIQERMEQKPSKPNQAHVLTQLIRADVFEQVIQSRYLGTKRFSLEGLTALIPFLDAVFAGSANIGVTGSILAMSHRGRLNVMTNTIGRAPSEIFAKFEDVDPRSTLGGGDVKYHMGATGTYRSPDGKEIDLHLVSNPSHLEAVDPVAIGRARAKQTRLGKDGRDQILPIILHGDAAFAGQGIFAEALVLAGLSGFNVGGSIHVIVNNLLGFTALPEESNASRFSSDMAKRLPIPIFHVNAEDVDAVVRVAQLAAEYRHEFHSDVVIDLIGYRRHGHSEVDDPTVTQPRRYAVIKDHPVLYQIYAQKIGVDPAAEVQAIQAEFLDEQKVATKAEHKPVLAYLPHYWDAYHGGHITSADDVKTGLPASEIAELVKLTTASPEGFNVHPKVKKLFEQRLEMAAGARPFDYGMAELVAFGSLLKAGTPVRLSGQDSQRGTFNQRHSVMIDIETEARYVPLAHISDDQGRFEVYNSMLSEAAVLGFEYGYSRDYPETLVLWEAQFGDFVNGAQIIIDQFIVAGEAKWSLLSGIVMLLPHGYEGQGPEHSSARLERFLQLAATDNIQICQPSTAAQYFHLLRRQSMRMLRKPLIVFTPKSMLRHPDASSQLADFEADHFLNVLPDNSVTSPSRILVCSGKIGHNLRVEREKRKITDTAIVFLEQLYPWPEAEMQAALDQHPGATEVVWVQEEPANMGALSYVIPELRRMVRDRAVLTVKRAASASPATGSAKAHDLEEKTLIDVAFGNLRAH
- a CDS encoding cold-shock protein, with product MEQGTVKWFNDAKGFGFISRQNGEDVFVHYSAINSNGFKSLQEGQAVQFNVVKGPKGWQASDVQPL
- the cmk gene encoding (d)CMP kinase is translated as MAEGASRRLQPVVAIDGPAGAGKSTLAAHLARRFGFLNLETGAMYRALALKAIEQDLDFDEEAPLLELAHYTKIALEPQREGNRVLVDGIDVSRRIRDTDVTQAASKVSVHPHLRAWMVDQQRALGEKGGVVMEGRDIGTAVFPDAEVKIFLDAAPEVRGNRRYRQAEPVPQVTEEAILKELKERDYRDRNRAESPLRPAEDAVILDSTSMTLEQVLARAEDIVRAHFSVQDGTFQSTGAGTTKK